A genomic window from Sporosarcina sp. Marseille-Q4063 includes:
- a CDS encoding N-acetyltransferase, whose translation MNWYDKLSEYFPIEEMKSKEHMDALLNDKKNIYCKEEGPYHVLMYVETETFIFVDYLYVSEKSRGSGIGKKLLASLKEKGKPIILEVEPIDYEDTDSEKRLRFYAREQFHHANRIGYRRRSLATGEHNDMEILYWSPTDADEETVYEAMKTTYEEIHTYKDQTFYGDQYDPTDEVLTFKTEQKKNILEPFRKKK comes from the coding sequence ATGAATTGGTATGACAAGCTCAGCGAATATTTCCCGATTGAAGAAATGAAGTCCAAGGAACATATGGACGCTCTTTTGAATGACAAGAAAAATATTTATTGCAAGGAAGAAGGACCTTATCACGTACTGATGTATGTGGAAACAGAAACATTTATCTTCGTCGATTATTTATATGTCTCCGAAAAATCCCGCGGCTCCGGCATCGGCAAAAAACTGCTTGCTTCCTTGAAAGAGAAAGGGAAACCGATTATCCTTGAAGTGGAACCGATCGACTATGAAGATACTGATTCCGAAAAAAGGCTGCGTTTCTACGCACGCGAGCAATTTCACCATGCCAACAGGATCGGTTACAGAAGAAGGTCATTGGCGACGGGTGAGCACAACGATATGGAAATCCTTTACTGGTCACCGACAGATGCCGATGAAGAAACGGTTTACGAAGCGATGAAAACGACATACGAAGAAATCCACACATATAAGGATCAGACATTTTACGGCGATCAATACGACCCGACCGATGAAGTTCTTACTTTTAAGACTGAACAGAAGAAAAACATCTTAGAACCTTTTCGCAAAAAGAAATGA
- a CDS encoding amidohydrolase, which yields MKEKLMTMLENRKDEMIQIRRHLHENPELSFKEAKTAQYIADFYKEKDVDVQTNVGNGYGIIVTIKGDNPGKVIGLRADFDALPIHEETDVPFKSKSEGVMHACGHDGHTAYMLILADCLIQLKSSIAGTIKIIHQHAEEVPPGGAKSIVESGILDDLDAVFGTHLFPTDPVGTVGYRGGYSMAGRSYFKLIVQGTGGHGSSPQNANDPIVAGAHFVTAVQTVVSRRLNPFEMGVVTIGSFDGKGTFNIIKDSIEIEGDVRYMNEKTENLIEKEIRRIIGGVEQEFGVKCELTYLSDYPPLYNDPDVTAEVASILNKANDPTITNVVEYPKFSGSEDFSYYLEKIPGVFFYIGCKPKGVEKAYFNHHPKFDIDEDALLVSAKSVGHVVCSYVGME from the coding sequence ATGAAAGAAAAGTTAATGACCATGCTTGAGAACCGAAAAGACGAGATGATCCAAATTCGTCGGCATTTACATGAAAACCCAGAACTATCGTTTAAAGAAGCAAAAACGGCTCAATATATTGCGGACTTTTATAAAGAAAAAGATGTGGATGTCCAAACAAATGTAGGGAATGGCTACGGGATTATCGTGACGATTAAAGGAGATAACCCCGGAAAAGTAATCGGACTGCGAGCGGATTTCGATGCGTTGCCAATTCACGAAGAAACAGATGTCCCGTTCAAATCGAAAAGTGAAGGGGTCATGCATGCATGCGGTCACGACGGGCATACCGCCTATATGCTTATCCTTGCAGATTGCCTCATTCAATTGAAATCATCGATTGCCGGGACGATTAAAATCATTCATCAACATGCGGAAGAAGTCCCGCCAGGCGGAGCAAAAAGTATCGTTGAGTCGGGCATTCTAGACGACCTGGATGCTGTTTTTGGAACGCATTTATTCCCAACGGATCCTGTTGGAACTGTAGGTTACCGGGGCGGCTATTCAATGGCAGGAAGATCGTATTTCAAATTAATCGTGCAAGGAACTGGCGGCCACGGTTCCTCACCGCAAAACGCGAATGATCCAATCGTAGCTGGCGCTCATTTTGTGACCGCTGTCCAAACCGTCGTTAGTCGCCGATTAAACCCATTTGAAATGGGCGTTGTCACAATCGGTTCATTCGACGGAAAAGGAACCTTTAACATCATAAAAGACAGCATCGAGATTGAAGGCGATGTCCGCTATATGAATGAAAAAACCGAAAATCTCATCGAAAAGGAAATCCGTCGCATCATTGGCGGCGTCGAGCAAGAATTTGGTGTGAAATGCGAGTTGACATATTTATCAGATTATCCACCGTTGTATAATGATCCGGATGTCACAGCGGAAGTCGCTTCGATCCTGAATAAAGCCAATGATCCAACCATTACAAATGTCGTTGAATATCCAAAGTTCTCAGGATCAGAAGATTTCTCGTATTATTTGGAGAAAATCCCAGGCGTATTCTTTTATATCGGTTGTAAACCAAAGGGTGTGGAAAAAGCTTATTTCAATCATCATCCAAAGTTTGATATTGATGAGGATGCTTTGCTTGTTTCGGCGAAATCGGTTGGGCATGTTGTTTGTAGCTATGTTGGTATGGAATAA
- a CDS encoding HD domain-containing protein encodes MGVHQYFKSLSDLEQIIRCPGKFKFQEHSVASHSFKVAKIAQFLGTVEEESGQKVDWRILYEKALNHDYAELFTGDIKTPVKYASKELKQLFSEVEEEMTRKFVEKELPSEFQDIYLERFKEGKDDTLEGRILSVADKIDLLYEAFGEIQKENPEPLFLEIYEEALRTILLFQDMNCVKYFLENILADMLDERFTEHSELAGIAKRIIEEHEG; translated from the coding sequence GTGGGTGTACATCAATATTTTAAAAGCTTATCTGATTTAGAACAAATTATTCGTTGTCCAGGAAAATTCAAATTTCAGGAGCATTCTGTCGCTAGTCATTCATTTAAGGTGGCAAAAATTGCTCAGTTCCTTGGGACAGTCGAAGAGGAATCTGGACAGAAAGTGGATTGGAGAATCCTCTATGAAAAGGCTTTGAACCACGATTACGCGGAACTTTTTACAGGAGATATAAAGACGCCTGTAAAATATGCTTCGAAAGAATTGAAGCAATTATTCAGTGAAGTAGAGGAGGAGATGACAAGAAAGTTTGTAGAGAAAGAACTGCCATCTGAGTTTCAAGACATTTATTTAGAGCGGTTTAAAGAAGGTAAAGATGACACATTGGAAGGCCGCATTTTATCCGTTGCAGATAAAATCGATTTGCTTTATGAAGCATTCGGCGAGATTCAAAAGGAAAATCCGGAGCCATTGTTTTTAGAAATATATGAAGAAGCGTTAAGGACAATCCTTCTGTTTCAAGATATGAATTGTGTAAAATACTTCCTGGAAAATATACTCGCCGATATGCTGGATGAACGATTCACTGAACATAGCGAGTTAGCCGGCATTGCAAAGCGGATAATCGAGGAGCATGAGGGGTAA